In Burkholderia sp. WP9, a genomic segment contains:
- a CDS encoding ABC transporter substrate-binding protein, producing MPTDWMRQAASACVTLLALAALPAAALAKETPEKPALTMAVGGLPGLYYLPVLAAQQLGYFKDEGLDVTLEDFAGGSKALEAVVGGSADVGAGAFEHTLFMQEKGQHYRAFALMGRAPQIVVAVLKSKADQLKTMADFKGAKVGVSAPGSSTDLVLTVALRKAGVQRNEISAIGVGSGASVLAAVSGGQIDALSNVDPMMTKLARTGAIKILVDTRTVKGTQEVFGGTMPAATLYASDSFIQKYPKTTQALANAIVRADHWLQTASDADLLKMVPPAYLLNDPALYVEAFHNVRDAYSPDGLMPADGPATSLRALSSFDTRLDPKKIDLNATYTNDFAHKAAAQLK from the coding sequence ATGCCGACTGACTGGATGCGACAGGCCGCCAGCGCCTGCGTCACGCTGCTTGCGCTGGCCGCGCTGCCTGCCGCCGCGCTCGCCAAAGAGACACCGGAAAAGCCTGCGCTGACGATGGCCGTCGGTGGTCTACCGGGTCTCTACTATCTGCCGGTACTCGCCGCGCAGCAGCTGGGCTACTTCAAGGACGAAGGCCTCGATGTCACGCTCGAAGACTTCGCGGGTGGATCGAAAGCGCTGGAAGCGGTGGTGGGCGGTAGTGCCGACGTAGGCGCGGGCGCATTCGAGCACACGCTGTTCATGCAGGAGAAAGGGCAGCACTACCGGGCCTTCGCATTGATGGGGCGCGCGCCGCAGATCGTTGTGGCGGTGCTGAAGTCGAAGGCGGATCAACTCAAGACGATGGCGGACTTCAAAGGCGCGAAAGTCGGGGTGAGTGCGCCGGGTTCGTCGACGGATCTCGTGCTCACCGTGGCTTTGCGCAAAGCGGGCGTGCAGCGCAACGAGATATCGGCGATCGGTGTGGGCAGCGGCGCCTCGGTGCTCGCGGCAGTGAGCGGCGGGCAGATCGACGCGCTTTCCAACGTCGATCCGATGATGACCAAACTGGCTCGCACCGGCGCGATCAAAATACTGGTGGATACGCGCACGGTGAAGGGTACCCAAGAGGTGTTCGGCGGGACGATGCCGGCGGCGACGCTTTATGCGTCGGACAGTTTCATCCAGAAGTATCCGAAGACTACCCAGGCGCTCGCCAATGCAATCGTGCGCGCGGATCATTGGCTGCAGACCGCGAGCGATGCGGATCTGCTGAAAATGGTGCCGCCGGCCTATCTGCTCAACGACCCGGCGCTCTATGTGGAGGCTTTCCACAACGTGCGCGACGCCTACTCGCCGGACGGACTGATGCCGGCGGACGGGCCGGCGACCTCGTTACGCGCGCTGTCCTCGTTCGATACCCGGCTCGACCCGAAAAAGATCGACCTGAACGCGACCTATACCAACGACTTCGCCCACAAGGCCGCGGCGCAGCTCAAGTAG
- a CDS encoding error-prone DNA polymerase, with product MPLSPPSFLAQQALATHLPAYAELHCLTNFSFLRGASHPHELVEQAMSRGYSALAITDECSLAGVVRAHTALRELKDERDRQQKEREDKAKAKAAQSKAPSEGASETGAAERETEEPAETEEPEEPEALKPLPHLIIGSELNLTDDTGEPFCTLVALATNRNGYGNLSELITLARSRADKGSYRLGPSDFTDALPHLAHLKTLPDCVLMLVPQRTATLSHTLRCAHWLASFAAQRAWIALELWQTGSDDLQIDALRMISKASGLPLVAAGGVLMHARSRKPLQDTMTAIGLVTPLSACGHALEANAERHMRTRVRLGKLYPRDTLEETLRIAALCRFSLDELKYEYPEELVPAGESPSSYLRKLVMAGAMERWPKGMDLKRIGQIEKELALIADLKYEKYFLTVHDIVSFARSRNILCQGRGSAANSIVCYCLHVTEIDPVHMNMLIERFISRARNEPPDIDVDFEHQRREEVIQYIYTKYGRHRAALTASLITYHARSALKDVGKALGLEASLIERISKSQQWWDGTDAVARYLAEAGFDANSHITQNLIRLTKELRAFPRHLSQHVGGFVIAKDKLSRLVPIENATMKDRSVIEWDKDDIDALKLLKVDVLALGMLSAIRRALEFVALRRGFPKFRVQDIAREDRAVYEMCGHADTIGVFQIESRAQQSMLPRLKPNKYYDLVIEVAIVRPGPIQGGMVHPYLRRKQGLEPVDYAKDELRPVLERTLGVPIFQEQVMHLAMVAAEYTGEQADQLRRAMAAWRRSGNLAKYQKDLNERMLKRGYEPAFIERICKQIEGFGEYGFPESHAASFALLVYLSAWLKRYEPAAFLAGLLNSQPLGFYSPSQLVQDAKRHGVKVLPPDVTLSDWESTFERRDHEGQRISAEETCLHRQQTVLSAQQLRDLSLRHLTVSRTIRRAARRLTARVFQPSGTYGARGPAVRIGMHLIKGLAQGAAERIMAARNEAPFTDVDDLARRAALTRRDLEALAAANALVSIAGHRREAWWAVTAQHTVPKLLRDAPIAEAPLALPQAAESREIVDDYASLGLTLNRHPLALLRARLARQRFRTAAELAACQHGTLARACGIVTVRQRPGTANGTVFVSIEDETGSINVIVWPSLVEKQRKVLLGASLLAVYGVLQRDDGVATGGDHAGHDVRENQAGKAKQKNRGEVIHLVAHRLEDHSEWLGELATASRDFH from the coding sequence ATGCCCCTATCGCCGCCATCGTTCCTTGCGCAGCAGGCACTCGCCACCCATTTGCCGGCGTATGCGGAGTTGCATTGCCTGACTAATTTCTCTTTCCTGCGTGGCGCTTCGCATCCTCATGAACTCGTCGAGCAGGCGATGTCGCGCGGCTATAGCGCGCTCGCGATCACCGATGAATGTTCGCTGGCAGGCGTCGTTCGAGCTCATACGGCGTTGAGGGAGCTCAAGGACGAGCGGGACCGGCAGCAGAAAGAGCGCGAGGACAAGGCAAAGGCAAAGGCGGCGCAATCGAAAGCGCCTTCGGAAGGCGCGTCGGAAACCGGAGCAGCAGAACGTGAAACCGAGGAACCCGCGGAAACCGAGGAACCCGAGGAACCCGAGGCATTAAAACCCCTCCCTCATCTGATCATCGGCAGCGAACTCAATCTGACCGACGATACCGGCGAACCCTTCTGCACCCTGGTTGCGCTAGCAACCAATCGCAACGGTTACGGCAATCTTTCCGAGTTGATCACACTGGCTCGATCGCGCGCGGACAAAGGCAGTTATCGGCTCGGTCCGTCCGACTTTACCGATGCGTTGCCCCATCTCGCACATCTGAAGACACTGCCCGATTGCGTCCTGATGCTCGTGCCGCAACGTACGGCGACGCTCTCGCATACGCTGCGTTGCGCGCATTGGCTTGCATCGTTCGCTGCACAACGGGCGTGGATCGCACTGGAACTCTGGCAGACAGGTAGCGACGATCTTCAGATCGACGCCTTGCGCATGATTTCAAAAGCGAGTGGGTTGCCGTTGGTCGCGGCAGGTGGCGTTCTGATGCATGCGCGATCGCGCAAGCCTTTGCAGGACACGATGACTGCCATCGGCCTCGTCACGCCGCTATCGGCGTGCGGTCACGCGCTCGAAGCGAATGCGGAGCGGCACATGCGTACGCGTGTACGGCTCGGCAAACTGTATCCGCGCGATACGCTGGAAGAAACGCTGCGTATCGCTGCGCTATGCCGCTTCTCGCTCGATGAACTCAAGTATGAGTATCCCGAGGAACTGGTGCCCGCCGGCGAGTCGCCATCGAGTTATCTGCGCAAGCTGGTCATGGCCGGCGCGATGGAGCGCTGGCCCAAAGGCATGGACCTGAAGCGAATCGGTCAGATCGAAAAAGAATTGGCACTGATCGCCGATCTGAAATATGAAAAGTATTTTCTGACGGTGCACGATATCGTGAGTTTCGCGCGCTCCAGAAACATTCTCTGTCAGGGGCGAGGTTCGGCGGCGAATTCGATCGTCTGTTACTGCCTGCATGTGACGGAAATCGATCCGGTGCACATGAACATGCTGATCGAGCGATTCATCTCCCGCGCGCGCAACGAACCGCCTGATATCGACGTCGACTTCGAGCATCAGCGGCGTGAAGAGGTGATCCAATATATCTACACGAAGTACGGCCGTCATCGGGCGGCGCTCACTGCATCGCTGATTACGTATCACGCGCGTAGCGCGCTAAAGGATGTGGGCAAGGCGCTGGGTCTCGAAGCGTCGTTGATCGAGCGGATCAGCAAGTCGCAACAATGGTGGGACGGCACGGATGCGGTCGCCAGATATCTGGCCGAAGCGGGCTTCGACGCCAACTCGCACATCACGCAGAATCTGATTCGCTTGACCAAAGAGTTGCGCGCTTTTCCGCGTCATCTGTCGCAACACGTCGGCGGGTTTGTGATCGCGAAAGACAAGCTGTCGCGGCTCGTGCCGATCGAAAACGCCACGATGAAAGACCGCAGCGTGATCGAATGGGACAAGGACGATATCGACGCGCTCAAGTTGCTGAAAGTCGACGTGCTGGCGCTCGGCATGTTGTCGGCGATCCGGCGCGCGCTGGAGTTCGTCGCATTGAGGCGCGGTTTTCCGAAGTTCAGGGTGCAGGATATTGCGCGCGAGGATCGGGCCGTCTACGAAATGTGCGGCCATGCCGATACGATCGGCGTATTCCAGATCGAATCGCGTGCGCAGCAAAGCATGCTGCCGCGCCTGAAGCCCAACAAGTACTACGATCTCGTGATCGAAGTGGCGATCGTGCGGCCGGGGCCGATTCAGGGCGGCATGGTGCATCCCTATCTGCGCCGCAAGCAGGGGCTCGAACCGGTCGACTACGCGAAGGACGAACTGCGTCCCGTGCTCGAACGTACGCTCGGGGTGCCGATTTTCCAGGAACAGGTGATGCATCTGGCGATGGTTGCGGCCGAATATACCGGTGAGCAGGCCGATCAGTTGCGGCGTGCCATGGCCGCATGGCGACGCAGTGGCAATCTTGCGAAGTATCAGAAGGATTTGAACGAGCGGATGCTCAAGCGTGGCTATGAGCCGGCGTTTATCGAGCGCATCTGCAAACAGATCGAAGGCTTCGGCGAGTATGGTTTTCCAGAGAGCCATGCGGCGAGCTTCGCGTTGCTCGTCTATCTCAGCGCGTGGTTGAAGCGCTATGAACCGGCGGCTTTTCTGGCGGGTTTGCTGAACAGTCAACCGCTGGGGTTTTACTCGCCATCGCAACTGGTTCAGGACGCGAAGCGGCACGGCGTCAAGGTATTGCCGCCCGACGTGACTTTGAGCGATTGGGAGTCGACATTCGAGAGGCGCGATCATGAAGGGCAGCGGATCTCCGCGGAAGAGACCTGTTTGCATCGTCAGCAGACCGTACTATCTGCGCAGCAATTGCGCGATCTTTCGCTGCGGCATCTGACGGTCAGCAGAACGATCCGGCGCGCGGCACGGAGATTGACGGCTCGCGTGTTTCAGCCGTCCGGCACCTATGGCGCTCGCGGTCCCGCCGTGCGTATCGGCATGCATCTGATCAAAGGTCTGGCGCAAGGGGCCGCGGAACGCATCATGGCGGCTCGCAACGAGGCGCCGTTTACCGATGTCGACGATCTGGCGCGCCGCGCGGCCTTGACGCGGCGCGATCTCGAAGCGCTTGCCGCGGCGAACGCGCTGGTCAGTATCGCGGGACATCGACGCGAAGCGTGGTGGGCTGTGACGGCGCAGCATACAGTGCCCAAATTGCTACGCGACGCGCCGATCGCCGAAGCGCCGCTGGCATTGCCGCAGGCAGCCGAAAGCCGCGAAATCGTCGACGATTATGCGAGCCTCGGGCTCACGCTCAATCGTCATCCGCTCGCACTATTGCGCGCGCGTCTTGCGCGGCAGCGTTTTCGCACGGCCGCCGAACTCGCCGCCTGTCAGCACGGCACGCTCGCGAGAGCGTGCGGCATCGTGACCGTGCGACAACGGCCAGGCACGGCAAATGGCACGGTGTTCGTTTCCATCGAAGACGAGACCGGTTCGATCAATGTGATCGTCTGGCCGTCGTTGGTGGAGAAGCAGCGCAAGGTTTTGCTGGGCGCATCGTTGCTGGCGGTGTACGGCGTTTTGCAACGCGACGACGGTGTGGCTACCGGTGGCGACCATGCCGGCCATGACGTTCGCGAAAATCAGGCAGGCAAGGCGAAACAGAAAAACCGGGGCGAGGTGATCCATCTCGTCGCCCATCGCCTTGAGGACCACAGCGAATGGCTCGGTGAACTGGCGACGGCGAGCCGCGATTTTCACTGA
- a CDS encoding aldo/keto reductase yields the protein MNYRRLGRSGLQVSELSIGSWVTYGNQVDSRAARESLAAARDAGVNFFDNAEVYAGGQSEEIMGQALKELAWPRVSYVVSTKFFWGLAEAPNQYHTLNRKYLLNAIDSSLKRLQLDYVDLVFCHRPDPNTPVEETVWAMSDMITRGKALYWGTSEWSADEIRAAYDIAERHHLHKPVMEQPQYNLFHRNRVEQEYKRLYEDIGLGLTTWSPLASGLLTGKYRDGVPADSRAQLQGYDWLRKQVTDAGKNDVVGKLGEVADELGCTVGQLAIGWILKNPHVSTVITGASRVEQIGENMKSAEVAERITPEIKERIEAIIGDAHD from the coding sequence ATGAATTATCGACGTCTGGGCCGCTCCGGCCTGCAAGTCAGCGAACTGTCCATCGGTTCGTGGGTCACCTACGGCAATCAGGTCGACAGCCGCGCTGCACGTGAATCGCTGGCGGCCGCACGCGACGCGGGAGTCAACTTCTTCGACAACGCCGAGGTGTACGCCGGCGGCCAATCCGAAGAAATCATGGGGCAGGCGCTCAAAGAATTGGCGTGGCCGCGTGTGAGCTATGTGGTGTCGACAAAATTTTTCTGGGGACTCGCGGAAGCGCCGAACCAGTACCACACGCTGAACCGCAAATATCTTCTGAACGCAATCGATTCGTCGCTCAAACGTCTGCAACTCGACTATGTCGATCTGGTGTTCTGTCATCGTCCGGACCCGAACACGCCGGTGGAGGAAACCGTCTGGGCCATGAGCGACATGATCACTCGCGGCAAGGCGCTGTACTGGGGCACGTCCGAATGGAGCGCCGATGAAATCCGCGCCGCTTATGACATTGCGGAACGGCACCATCTGCACAAGCCGGTCATGGAGCAGCCGCAATACAACCTGTTCCACCGCAACCGCGTCGAGCAGGAATACAAGCGGCTCTATGAGGATATCGGCCTTGGCCTGACCACCTGGAGCCCGCTTGCGTCCGGCCTGCTGACCGGCAAATACCGCGACGGCGTGCCGGCCGACAGCCGCGCGCAATTGCAAGGCTACGACTGGCTGCGCAAGCAGGTCACCGACGCGGGCAAGAACGACGTGGTCGGCAAGCTCGGCGAAGTGGCTGACGAGTTAGGCTGCACGGTCGGCCAGCTCGCGATTGGCTGGATTCTGAAGAATCCCCATGTCAGCACGGTAATCACGGGAGCCTCGCGGGTCGAACAGATCGGCGAAAACATGAAGTCCGCCGAGGTGGCCGAGCGGATCACGCCGGAGATCAAGGAGCGGATCGAGGCAATTATCGGCGACGCGCACGACTGA
- the cueR gene encoding Cu(I)-responsive transcriptional regulator, producing MNIGEAARASGVTAKMIRYYESVGLLAAKARTNAGYRVYGPQEVHSLRFIRQARRLGFLVEDIRRLLALWHDRSRASVEVKKIALEHVADLDRRIAELTDMRDTLAHLADHCHGDDRPDCPIIERLADSDLVAGQGCHPI from the coding sequence ATGAATATCGGCGAAGCGGCCCGCGCGTCGGGCGTCACGGCGAAAATGATTCGCTACTACGAAAGCGTCGGCCTGCTGGCGGCGAAAGCGCGCACGAATGCCGGCTATCGCGTATACGGCCCGCAGGAGGTTCATTCGCTGCGGTTCATCCGTCAGGCGCGACGGCTCGGCTTTCTGGTCGAAGATATTCGACGGCTGCTGGCGCTGTGGCACGATCGCTCCCGCGCCAGCGTCGAAGTGAAGAAAATTGCGCTGGAACACGTTGCCGACCTTGATCGCCGGATTGCCGAACTGACCGACATGCGCGACACGTTAGCGCACCTGGCCGACCATTGCCACGGCGATGATCGCCCCGATTGTCCAATTATCGAGCGGCTTGCCGACTCCGACCTGGTTGCGGGGCAGGGTTGTCATCCGATTTGA
- a CDS encoding cation transporter, with the protein MTIEFQVEGMSCQHCVAAVTNAIREHDEAAQVQVDLSAGRVTVESAQPAETLKAAIDEAGYTVTNVTSRATTNASGAVR; encoded by the coding sequence ATGACGATCGAATTCCAGGTTGAAGGTATGAGCTGCCAGCATTGCGTCGCGGCGGTCACGAACGCAATCCGCGAACACGATGAAGCCGCGCAAGTCCAGGTGGACCTGAGCGCCGGGCGTGTGACGGTCGAATCGGCGCAACCGGCCGAGACGCTGAAGGCCGCCATCGACGAAGCCGGCTACACGGTGACGAACGTGACAAGCCGCGCAACGACGAACGCGTCCGGCGCAGTCCGTTAA
- a CDS encoding SDR family oxidoreductase produces the protein MFKVAVIGASGLLGRALADELTQRAGWQVVATSFSRPAPGTVALDIRDASAVEQFVEREAPDALVIAAAERRPDVCEHDPALARALNVEAVRTLATAANRLGAWTLSISTDYVFDGTHPPYEHDCAPAPLNAYGRSKLEGERALAEATDLGCVLRLPLLYGPIVGWVESAVTSLVPAIAASAAPAAQPAVMDAWAIRYPTFTPDVAFVIRQMLELHARGDAIRGIVQWSGDEPMNKYEIAVRLAEALQLDAHLTPQRTPIDATPRPHNCHLASTRLEALRIGRRTPFDTAIRQVLSAFPWHGDTRA, from the coding sequence ATGTTCAAAGTTGCTGTCATCGGCGCCTCCGGGCTGCTAGGCCGCGCGCTCGCAGACGAACTGACCCAGCGGGCCGGCTGGCAAGTGGTGGCCACATCGTTTAGCCGGCCGGCGCCGGGCACAGTCGCGCTGGACATTCGCGACGCGTCGGCGGTCGAGCAGTTCGTCGAGCGCGAAGCGCCGGACGCGCTGGTGATCGCCGCGGCGGAGCGCCGGCCGGACGTGTGCGAGCATGATCCGGCGCTGGCCCGCGCGCTGAACGTCGAGGCAGTGCGCACCCTTGCCACGGCGGCAAACCGGCTCGGCGCATGGACACTGTCGATCTCCACCGATTACGTGTTCGACGGCACGCACCCGCCCTACGAGCACGATTGCGCGCCGGCGCCGCTCAATGCCTACGGGCGCAGCAAGCTCGAAGGTGAGCGCGCGCTGGCTGAAGCGACCGACCTCGGCTGCGTACTGCGCTTGCCGCTGCTGTACGGGCCGATCGTCGGTTGGGTGGAGTCGGCCGTGACGAGCCTCGTGCCGGCGATCGCAGCATCGGCTGCGCCGGCTGCCCAACCTGCGGTCATGGATGCCTGGGCGATCCGTTATCCCACCTTCACGCCGGACGTCGCGTTCGTGATCCGGCAGATGCTCGAACTGCATGCACGTGGTGACGCAATTCGCGGCATCGTGCAATGGTCGGGTGACGAACCGATGAACAAGTACGAGATCGCGGTTCGCCTTGCCGAAGCGCTGCAACTCGACGCGCACCTGACACCGCAACGCACGCCGATCGATGCGACGCCGCGCCCGCATAACTGCCATCTGGCTTCGACCCGGCTCGAGGCACTCAGGATTGGCCGCCGCACGCCGTTCGATACGGCGATCCGGCAAGTGTTAAGCGCGTTTCCATGGCACGGTGACACGCGCGCGTAG
- a CDS encoding 3-hydroxybutyrate dehydrogenase, translating into MSSLNTNLNGKVAVVTGAASGIGKQIALTLSAAGAAVAIADLNQDGANAVAEEIKKGGGKAIGVAMDVTNEDAVNQGIDKVAAELGSVDILISNAGIQIVNPIENYSFSDWKKMQAIHVDGAFLTTKAALKHMYKDDRGGIVIYMGSVHSHEASPLKSAYVTAKHALLGLSRVLAKEGAKHNVRSHVVCPGFVRTPLVDKQIPEQAKELGISEEEVVKRVMLGGTVDGIFTTVEDVAQTVLFLSTFPTAALTGQSFIVSHGWYMQ; encoded by the coding sequence ATGTCTTCACTGAACACAAATCTGAATGGCAAAGTCGCGGTGGTGACCGGCGCGGCAAGCGGCATCGGCAAGCAGATTGCGCTGACCTTATCCGCAGCGGGCGCGGCCGTCGCGATCGCCGACCTGAACCAGGACGGGGCGAATGCCGTCGCTGAAGAAATCAAAAAGGGCGGCGGCAAGGCAATCGGCGTGGCGATGGACGTCACGAATGAAGACGCCGTCAACCAGGGTATCGACAAGGTCGCCGCGGAACTCGGCTCGGTCGATATTCTCATTTCCAACGCCGGCATTCAGATCGTCAATCCGATCGAAAACTATTCGTTTTCAGACTGGAAGAAGATGCAGGCGATCCACGTGGACGGCGCCTTCCTGACCACCAAGGCAGCGCTCAAGCATATGTACAAGGACGATCGCGGCGGCATCGTGATCTACATGGGTTCGGTCCACTCGCATGAAGCGTCGCCGCTCAAGTCGGCTTATGTGACGGCAAAGCACGCATTGCTGGGCCTCTCGCGTGTGCTCGCGAAGGAAGGCGCAAAGCACAACGTGCGCTCGCATGTGGTGTGTCCCGGCTTCGTCCGTACGCCGCTCGTCGACAAGCAGATTCCGGAGCAGGCCAAGGAACTGGGCATCAGCGAGGAAGAGGTGGTGAAGCGTGTCATGCTGGGCGGTACGGTCGACGGCATCTTCACCACGGTGGAAGACGTCGCGCAGACCGTGCTGTTCCTGTCGACCTTCCCGACGGCGGCGCTGACCGGGCAGTCCTTCATTGTGAGTCACGGCTGGTATATGCAATAA
- the rlmJ gene encoding 23S rRNA (adenine(2030)-N(6))-methyltransferase RlmJ, with protein sequence MLSYRHAFHAGNHADVLKHAVVLQLLRYLGQKDKSYWYIDTHAGAGVYSLKEGYATKTGEFQTGIARLWERNDLPPIFADYVDEVSALNPDGQLRFYPGSPYIAWRQMREQDRMRLFELHTTEIDVLRHNFRDAGRRAMLYAGDGFEGILALLPPAPRRALVLLDPSYEDKRDYTRTLRSVEESLKRFPTGTYAIWYPQVRRPESQRFPDQLKKLQERNWLHVSLTVSNPPEDGFGLFGSGMFILNPPYTLAKTLKDQMPWLVKVLGEDKAAQFKVEYRGD encoded by the coding sequence ATGCTCAGCTACCGCCACGCCTTTCATGCAGGCAATCACGCCGACGTTCTGAAACACGCCGTCGTATTGCAACTCCTGCGCTACCTCGGTCAGAAGGACAAATCCTACTGGTATATCGACACGCACGCGGGCGCCGGTGTCTATTCGCTGAAGGAAGGTTACGCGACCAAAACCGGCGAATTCCAGACCGGCATCGCCAGATTGTGGGAACGCAACGATCTGCCGCCCATCTTCGCCGACTACGTCGACGAAGTGAGCGCGCTCAATCCGGACGGCCAGTTGCGCTTTTATCCCGGCTCGCCGTATATCGCGTGGCGGCAGATGCGTGAACAGGACCGCATGCGTCTGTTCGAACTGCACACCACCGAGATCGACGTGCTGCGCCACAATTTCCGCGACGCAGGCCGCCGCGCCATGCTGTATGCGGGCGACGGCTTCGAAGGCATTCTCGCCTTGCTGCCGCCGGCGCCACGGCGCGCGCTGGTCTTGCTCGATCCTTCGTATGAGGACAAGCGCGACTACACGCGCACGTTGCGCAGCGTGGAAGAAAGCCTGAAGCGTTTCCCGACCGGCACGTATGCCATCTGGTATCCGCAAGTGAGGCGCCCTGAATCGCAGCGTTTCCCCGATCAGTTGAAGAAACTGCAGGAGCGTAACTGGCTCCACGTGAGCTTAACGGTCAGCAACCCGCCGGAAGACGGTTTTGGACTTTTCGGCAGCGGCATGTTCATCCTGAACCCGCCGTACACGCTGGCGAAAACACTGAAAGACCAGATGCCCTGGCTCGTCAAGGTGCTCGGCGAAGACAAGGCCGCACAGTTCAAGGTCGAGTATCGCGGCGACTGA
- a CDS encoding DUF3563 family protein, which yields MFAYVLEKLSTWFETAERTRREEYLASSSDIVQLEQRIRSLETGGYSL from the coding sequence ATGTTTGCATACGTACTTGAAAAGCTGAGCACCTGGTTTGAAACTGCTGAACGCACCCGTCGTGAAGAGTACTTGGCGTCGTCTTCGGATATCGTCCAACTCGAACAGCGCATCCGTTCGCTCGAAACCGGCGGCTACTCGCTGTAA